From one Plasmodium malariae genome assembly, contig: PmUG01_00_11, whole genome shotgun sequence genomic stretch:
- the PmUG01_00027100 gene encoding Plasmodium exported protein, unknown function, whose product MEQKIKLPLFIMICSYIVLSWIYYFNHDMCTFNKYLDGKININGTNDIRICRLLSKHKQAKDPNITWLERNIETIEDYAKSGISNNSTVEKDKNKKTIQCSLNSANHYGRTKKSNSSVYNKGNSHFEKRVLDKIYYKNKVRYFMKADFLFLKNDIKVNKCVICAATICFLIPGIIGAASILYNLSKVTDTFKWICLKE is encoded by the exons atggaacagaaaattaagttacccctttttattatgatttgTTCGTATATAGTTTTAAGTtggatatattattttaatcatGATATG tGTACcttcaataaatatttggATGGAAAAATCAATATTAATGGAACAAATGATATAAGAATTTGTCGATTACTATCAAAACATAAGCAAGCAAAGGATCCAAATATTACATGGCTAGAAAGAAATATAGAAACTATAGAAGATTACGCAAAATCTGGTATTTCTAACAATTCTACAGtagaaaaagacaaaaataaaaaaacaattcaATGCTCATTAAATAGTGCAAATCATTATGGACGGactaaaaaaagtaattctTCTGTATACAATAAAGGAAATtcacattttgaaaaaagagtgttagacaaaatatattataaaaataaagttaggTATTTTATGAAAGCtgattttttgtttttaaaaaatgatataaaagtTAACAAATGTGTTATATGTGCTGCTACTATCTGTTTTTTAATACCTGGAATAATAGGAGCTGCttcaatattatataatcttTCTAAGGTAACAGATACTTTTAAATGGATTTGTTTGAAGGAatga
- the PmUG01_00027500 gene encoding fam-l protein codes for MKQKIKLLFLIKITLFIYLNWICHFIIDVSVLNKSPYKKNDNGGKLSIRTYRLLTKCKQDRYLNFMRLKEKMQNNEEYEKKDITNNENGVKRINRTSYKNSLNTDDEYKHYKRDKSYIFETKKYSYLEKKIFKDLDFFNFLKNNKTISDKTYKKVILKKCGLRFSLPLLLLILLLVSLVIGRFWNSGLIKGAFSVVTNIYGDKSWISHFGSWLKSTSPFSELFKVMQGQNVLNKFVTNFFGFMIHVVPFIILGFIFILAVVYYHKKVKKYERIKFRKRLNV; via the exons atgaaacaaaaaattaagttacttttccttattaaaattactctctttatatatttaaattggATATGCCATTTTATCATTGATGTG AGCGTGTTAAACAAATCACCTTATAAGAAGAACGACAATGGAGGTAAACTTTCCATAAGAACTTATAGATTACTAACCAAATGTAAACAGGATAggtatttaaattttatgaggttaaaagaaaagatgcAGAATAATGAAGAGTacgaaaaaaaggatataacTAATAACGAAAATGGAGTCAAAAGAATAAACAGAACATCgtataaaaattcattaaacACTGATGATGAATATAAACACTATAAGAGAGATAaatcttatatatttgaaacaaaaaaatattcttatcttgaaaaaaaaatattcaaagatcttgatttttttaattttcttaaaaacaacaaaacaaTTAGTGATAAAACttacaaaaaagtaatacTTAAAAAGTGTGGATTGAGATTTTCATTacctttattattgttaatactCTTATTAGTATCACTTGTAATAGGTCGTTTTTGGAACAGTGGACTTATAAAAGGGGCGTTTTCAGTAGTGACCAACATCTATGGGGATAAAAGTTGGATCTCCCATTTTGGCTCATGGTTAAAGAGTACCTCACCTTTTTCTGAGTTGTTCAAAGTTATGCAAGGCCAAAACGTTTTAAACAAATTTGTAACGaatttttttggttttatGATACACGTCGTACCTTTTATAATATTgggatttatttttattttagcggttgtttattaccataagaaagttaaaaaatatgaaagaatTAAATTCAGGAAAAGGCTAAATGTATAG
- the PmUG01_00027400 gene encoding Plasmodium exported protein, unknown function, producing MEQKIKLLFFIKIITFIYLTRLCLFYNDTNNLNKFLGAIENFDRILYVRNYRLLGHNGKEIFFKIGVSKEEIPYCIKKTNEKSNKNKISYLCKSSLTNNGWSKKPMKYNKKIFNTTHSHIEKNFLNALDKMCFLKKIRINNDETYRKLKNKKYRLRLSFLLLVFLFVLMIPVLDSSLTYWGPKNGLLGAMGLLSTRTPISGSCLTGGDIKVSGLIATWFQLSAKSFIAIETTLSILLYCVPFLILAIIILLVVVYYYKNSIKNQKIKFKETFYE from the exons atggaacaaaaaattaaattactcttttttattaaaattattacgtttatttatttaactcGGTTGtgtcttttttataatgataca aataatttaaacaaGTTTTTGGGTGCAATAGAAAATTTTGatagaatattatatgttagaAATTATCGATTACTAGGACACAATGGaaaggaaatattttttaaaattggaGTGTCAAAGGAAGAGATACCATATTGTATTAAGAAAACGAATGAAAAaagtaacaaaaataaaatttcatatttatgtaaaagtTCATTAACTAATAATGGATGGTCGAAGAAACctatgaaatataataaaaagatatttaaTACAACGCATTCCCATAtagaaaagaattttttgaaTGCACTTGATAAAATGtgttttttgaaaaagatcagaataaataatgatgAGACTtacagaaaattaaaaaataaaaaatacagattACGACTTAGTTTCcttttattagtttttttgtttgtattAATGATACCTGTACTAGATTCATCATTAACATATTGGGGACCCAAAAATGGGTTATTGGGGGCAATGGGATTATTATCAACGCGTACTCCTATATCAGGTTCGTGTTTAACTGGCGGTGATATTAAAGTAAGTGGGCTTATAGCAACATGGTTTCAACTAAGTGCTAAGAGTTTTATTGCAATAGAAACGACATTGagtattcttttatattgtGTGCCTTTCTTGATATTAgctataataattttattagtggttgtttattactataaaaattctataaaaaatcaaaaaattaagtttaaAGAAACGTTCTATGAATAA
- the PmUG01_00027200 gene encoding fam-m protein has translation MEQKIKSLIFLEIATLILLTWISNFICVESTYNKLLDKNYSHCKKFSIRSYRLLAKCVQNENSSIIDLKEEIPNNGKLPPQDISNNEKGIKEKKKPFNRSSLNKTKFYAEVTDYDNAMFDGKHFHYEKKWIDKKNYDNFVKKDRGARYMALRKLKYTGYRLVFAIFFVFLLFGIGLPTIQFTEVFNNIGTFWTSTLGLPSIKDWGAPISRVLSDVILDNSFLISYVISLVLLGLVIALLVPKIFINNEKYKKLKLRKENYG, from the exons atggaacaaaaaattaagtcactcatatttttagaaattgCTACTTTGATCCTTTTAACGTGGATAAGTAATTTTATCTGTGTTGAG AGTACGTATAATAAGTTACTGGATAAAAATTACAGTCATTGTAAAAAATTCTCTATAAGAAGTTATCGATTACTAGCAAAATGTGTACAAAATGAGAATTCAAGTATTATAGATTTAAAAGAAGAGATACCGAATAATGGGAAGCTCCCTCCACaagatatatctaataatgaaaaaggtatcaaagaaaaaaagaaaccgTTCAATAGAAGTTCGTTAAATAAGACAAAATTCTATGCAGAAGTCACAGATTATGATAATGCAatgtttgatggaaaacatttccattatgaaaaaaaatggatcgataaaaaaaattatgacaattttgttaaaaaagaTAGGGGAGCAAGATATATGGCCTTacgaaaattaaaatatacaggATATAGATTAgtttttgctatattttttgtttttctgttGTTCGGAATAGGATTACCAACAATACAGTTTACAGAGGTTTTCAATAATATAGGAACATTCTGGACGAGTACACTGGGGCTTCCGTCTATAAAGGACTGGGGAGCTCCAATAAGCAGAGTACTTTCAGATGTTATATTAGATAATTCCTTTCTTATATCATATGTTATTTCTCTAGTTTTGTTAGGCCTTGTAATTGCATTACTGGTTCCTAAAatctttataaataatgaaaaatataagaaactTAAGTTGAGGAAGGAGAATTAtggataa
- the PmUG01_00027300 gene encoding fam-m protein has translation MERKNRLLFFIKFVAFIITWMYYFQSDLSTFNKSFCEIYRLNGKLNARTYRLLAKYKHDKNSNIVELKEGISNSGMCIRKYFSNNERETIGKKKQSNRDSLNDDGVKEEALKNKSCIFGTKKYSYFENKIFKELDNAEYLEKNNRISDKTYNKIKFKKRRLRFSLVLLLFILILVVPLIDLSIYNVYGKELLSALGLLTLSTGYSGYFPEVSGSLKAPLGLKDSMFREVIRVPTIIKYCIPILIIFVVLMLSIVYYYKKVMKYEKIKFMEKLKEY, from the exons ATGGAACGAAAAAATAGgttattgttttttattaaatttgtaGCCTTTATTATAACTTGGATGTACTATTTTCAAAGTGATTtg agTACGTTTAACAAATCCTTTTGTGAGATCTACAGACTTAACGGAAAATTAAATGCAAGAACATATAGAttactagcaaaatataagcaTGATAAGAATTCAAATATTGTTGAACTAAAAGAAGGAATATCAAATAGTGGAATGTgcataagaaaatatttttctaacaATGAAAGAGAGACCataggaaaaaagaaacaatcAAATAGAGATTCATTAAATGATGATGGAGTCAAAGAAGAAGCtctgaaaaataaatcttgtatctttggaacaaaaaaatattcctattttgaaaataaaatattcaaagaacttgATAATGCTGAATATCTTGAAAAAAACAACAGAATTAGCGATAAAacatacaataaaataaagtttaaAAAGAGAAGATTACGTTTTTCtttagttttattattattcatactGATTTTAGTGGTACCCTTAATAGATTTATCCATTTATAATGTTTATGGTAAAGAGCTGTTAAGTGCATTGGGGTTGTTGACTTTAAGTACGGGTTATAGTGGTTATTTTCCTGAAGTAAGTGGATCATTAAAAGCTCCATTAGGCTTAAAAGATTCGATGTTCAGAGAAGTAATAAGAGTTCCaactattataaaatattgtattcctatattaataatatttgtcGTACTTATGTTAAGTATCgtttattactataaaaaagttatgaaatatgaaaaaattaagttcatggaaaaattaaaagaatattaa